A genomic stretch from Pirellulales bacterium includes:
- the surE gene encoding 5'/3'-nucleotidase SurE yields MKFLLTNDDGIEAPGLAALEQAMNLIGESIVLAPDRHLSGCAHQTTMDRALTLASLAHSRHALDGTPVDCVRLALGHIAPEVDWVISGINEGANLGADIYRSGTVAAVREAALLGKPGIAFSQYRRRDSAADWDRAARWTADVVRLLLAKSAETGVYWNVNFPDPLSPHVSPEIVFCEMDPHPLPAGYRLVEGRYRYAVNYHGRPRSRGHDVDVCFAGAISITRLALPPIVIE; encoded by the coding sequence ATGAAGTTCCTGCTAACCAATGACGATGGCATCGAGGCACCCGGCCTGGCGGCACTCGAACAGGCGATGAACTTGATCGGTGAAAGTATCGTCCTGGCCCCCGATCGGCACCTCTCCGGCTGCGCACATCAGACCACGATGGATCGCGCTTTGACTCTAGCCAGTTTGGCCCATTCGCGGCATGCGCTGGACGGAACGCCGGTGGATTGCGTAAGACTGGCCCTTGGGCATATTGCGCCCGAAGTCGATTGGGTGATCTCCGGCATCAACGAAGGGGCCAATTTGGGGGCCGACATTTATCGCTCAGGGACGGTGGCCGCCGTGCGTGAGGCAGCGCTATTAGGCAAACCGGGAATCGCCTTTTCCCAGTACCGCCGGCGCGACAGCGCGGCCGACTGGGACCGCGCTGCGCGCTGGACGGCGGATGTGGTTCGGCTGCTCCTGGCGAAGTCCGCCGAAACCGGCGTCTACTGGAACGTCAACTTTCCCGACCCGCTTTCCCCGCATGTCTCCCCCGAGATTGTTTTCTGCGAGATGGATCCCCATCCACTTCCCGCTGGCTACCGCCTTGTCGAAGGTCGCTATCGATACGCCGTTAATTACCACGGTCGACCGCGCTCTCGCGGCCACGACGTCGACGTTTGCTTCGCCGGCGCCATTTCCATTACCCGCCTCGCCCTGCCGCCAATCGTGATTGAGTGA
- a CDS encoding carbon storage regulator — protein MLVLSRKAGERIRIGDNITIVVNRVVGSRVSVGIEAPANVRIVRGELEFFDDAPIAESAIAVANCAVPMVADHLHAAK, from the coding sequence ATGCTAGTACTCAGCCGCAAAGCCGGCGAACGAATCAGGATTGGCGACAACATAACGATCGTCGTCAATCGAGTGGTGGGAAGTCGCGTCAGTGTCGGGATCGAAGCCCCGGCAAACGTCCGCATCGTCCGAGGCGAGTTGGAGTTCTTCGACGACGCCCCGATCGCGGAATCGGCAATCGCTGTTGCCAACTGTGCTGTGCCGATGGTGGCCGACCATCTGCATGCCGCCAAATAG